One segment of Bradyrhizobium sp. CB2312 DNA contains the following:
- a CDS encoding cytochrome b/b6 domain-containing protein gives MNSAPRRFAPIQRILHWLMAACIIAMLFIGVGMVSSVAPTYLPFILIHKTLGVTLLILVAIRLVLRLHYGAPPLPADLPPAMKLGARLSHLALYGLMIVMPLLGLGLLWAAAYPVVLYGGIRIPALLPQSDRAHTLLWDAHYYLAFAFFALVLLHMAAALFHALIRRDGVFGTIALAPWRNRTTPAD, from the coding sequence ATGAACAGCGCGCCCCGGCGTTTCGCCCCGATCCAGCGGATCCTGCACTGGCTGATGGCAGCGTGCATCATTGCCATGCTCTTCATCGGCGTTGGCATGGTGTCCAGCGTGGCGCCGACATATCTGCCGTTCATCCTGATCCACAAGACGCTCGGCGTCACTCTGCTGATCCTTGTTGCGATCAGGCTGGTACTGCGGCTCCATTACGGTGCACCGCCACTGCCGGCCGATCTTCCGCCGGCGATGAAGCTGGGAGCGAGATTGTCGCACCTAGCCCTTTATGGCCTCATGATCGTCATGCCGTTGCTGGGTCTCGGCCTGCTTTGGGCCGCGGCCTATCCGGTCGTCCTGTATGGCGGAATTCGAATTCCGGCGTTGCTGCCGCAGAGCGACCGCGCGCACACGCTTCTGTGGGATGCTCACTACTATCTGGCTTTCGCGTTCTTTGCGCTCGTGCTGTTGCATATGGCGGCAGCGCTGTTCCACGCGCTGATCCGCCGCGACGGCGTGTTCGGGACGATCGCGCTCGCGCCATGGCGCAACAGGACGACGCCGGCAGATTGA
- a CDS encoding catalase family peroxidase codes for MNPSSNLPRSGLGSLVLIAAVLGGGAVAFAYTAGWLSPGRLTPERMIAALTPPSGAPLGHRRNHAKGICFTGVFEANGNGSELSRARVFERGSYPALGRFNLGTADPNAVDATVRVRGLGLQITAADGEEWRMALINPPFFAVSTPQAFHDLLIASGKKDPEAMKTFIGANPEFTAFASWAKTAPWTASYTEEPYHGLNSFIFTDAKGAEHAVRWSLLPTAAVVPISQAELEKRGPDFLEQEITERVRVAGPQRWTMITTVADPADPTADPSKAWPEARRTVQVGTLVVRRIEPERDGPCRDINFDPTVLPRGIRVSDDPFPAARSSVYRKSYDLRAAEAGDYPRTEAARP; via the coding sequence ATGAATCCGTCAAGTAACCTGCCGCGTTCGGGGCTGGGATCGCTCGTGTTGATTGCGGCCGTCCTCGGAGGCGGTGCTGTCGCGTTCGCCTACACGGCAGGTTGGCTTTCGCCCGGGCGCCTGACACCGGAGCGGATGATCGCGGCGCTGACGCCTCCGAGCGGCGCGCCGCTCGGACACCGGCGAAATCATGCCAAGGGAATCTGTTTTACTGGCGTGTTCGAGGCCAACGGAAACGGCTCCGAACTGTCCCGCGCCAGGGTGTTCGAGCGAGGCAGCTATCCGGCGCTCGGCCGCTTCAATCTCGGCACCGCTGACCCGAATGCCGTGGACGCGACAGTGCGCGTACGGGGCCTGGGATTGCAGATCACAGCGGCGGACGGCGAAGAGTGGCGAATGGCGCTGATCAATCCGCCGTTCTTTGCAGTGTCGACGCCGCAGGCGTTTCACGACCTGCTGATTGCATCCGGCAAGAAGGATCCGGAGGCAATGAAAACGTTCATCGGGGCAAATCCGGAATTCACTGCCTTCGCGTCCTGGGCAAAGACGGCGCCGTGGACCGCCAGCTATACGGAGGAGCCTTACCATGGGCTCAACAGCTTCATCTTCACGGACGCGAAGGGTGCCGAGCACGCGGTGCGATGGTCGTTGCTGCCGACCGCGGCGGTCGTTCCGATATCGCAAGCCGAGCTGGAAAAGCGTGGTCCCGATTTTCTCGAGCAAGAGATAACGGAGCGGGTCCGGGTTGCCGGACCGCAACGCTGGACCATGATCACGACTGTCGCTGATCCCGCTGATCCGACCGCGGATCCGAGCAAGGCCTGGCCCGAGGCCCGCCGCACGGTGCAGGTCGGAACGCTCGTCGTGCGGCGGATCGAACCGGAGCGGGATGGGCCCTGCCGCGACATCAACTTCGATCCGACCGTGCTGCCGCGCGGAATCCGGGTGTCGGACGATCCGTTTCCGGCCGCGCGCTCGTCGGTCTACCGCAAGTCTTATGATTTGCGCGCGGCCGAAGCCGGCGACTATCCTCGAACCGAGGCGGCCAGGCCATGA
- a CDS encoding SDR family oxidoreductase: MNVSRWRSRGSWNAIGNRRSKVIVVTGASNSIGRNTCKQLARAGHTVYVSMREMDRHEERGSEKISQHGMDLRAIALDVASEASVNSAIDAIVAENSRLDVIVHNARQVVYGPAEAFTPDQLAELYDTNVLGAQRLNRAALPQLRKQGQGLLIWVSSSSARGGSVPFLGAYASSKAALDALAIGYAGELARWGIETTIVVPSALGPGHYIRSGRPLDTMRTEEYADGPTADVSETALSGLAELPAKDQTPRDVAAAIADVVDMPFGQRPLRVHVGPDDDGAAAVDAVADSVRAELLRRIGLEDILKPASIG, from the coding sequence ATGAACGTGTCGCGCTGGCGCTCTCGCGGAAGCTGGAATGCGATTGGGAACCGAAGGAGCAAAGTGATCGTCGTCACAGGAGCTTCAAACAGCATCGGACGAAACACCTGCAAGCAACTGGCACGGGCCGGCCACACGGTCTACGTGTCCATGCGGGAAATGGATCGCCACGAGGAGCGCGGCAGCGAGAAGATCAGCCAACACGGCATGGATCTCCGAGCCATCGCGCTCGATGTCGCTTCTGAAGCTTCCGTGAACTCGGCCATCGATGCCATCGTCGCCGAAAACAGCCGCCTCGACGTGATCGTGCACAATGCCCGGCAGGTCGTCTACGGTCCGGCGGAGGCCTTTACCCCAGACCAGCTCGCCGAGCTCTACGACACCAACGTGCTGGGTGCGCAACGGCTCAATCGGGCCGCGTTGCCACAGTTGCGCAAGCAGGGCCAGGGCCTGCTGATCTGGGTCTCGTCGAGCAGCGCGCGTGGCGGCTCTGTTCCATTCCTGGGGGCCTACGCCTCGTCAAAGGCTGCCCTGGATGCGCTGGCGATCGGCTATGCCGGCGAGCTCGCGCGTTGGGGCATCGAGACGACCATTGTCGTTCCGAGCGCACTCGGGCCCGGTCACTACATCCGCTCCGGCAGGCCGCTGGACACCATGCGGACCGAAGAATACGCGGATGGTCCGACGGCCGACGTGAGCGAAACCGCGCTATCGGGCCTTGCGGAGCTTCCGGCGAAGGATCAAACGCCGCGGGACGTTGCCGCCGCCATCGCCGATGTTGTCGATATGCCGTTCGGTCAGCGACCCCTGCGCGTCCATGTCGGTCCGGACGACGACGGAGCCGCAGCCGTCGACGCCGTCGCCGACAGCGTTCGCGCGGAACTGCTCCGGCGGATCGGACTGGAAGATATCCTCAAGCCCGCATCCATCGGATAG
- a CDS encoding winged helix-turn-helix domain-containing protein, with protein MALRWQSNNMTAVACHSAQDESAQEIFLFGPFRLDPSQRRIERDGSPLQLSGRAFDILLALVRQAGNVVSKTDLMAKTWPGADVEENSLRVHIAALRKALGDGNGGTRYLSTVSGQGYCFVAAVSRPDQRPSAPASPAYVHNLPAHPRQMVGREQAIQDILEKLRAQRFVTVVGPGGIGKTTVVVSAGHALLTEFGGHVHFVGLGEAEDDTLVPAIVASSFGLQARSNDPTYSLATFLRDRRMLLILDCCERVIEAAAALAERLYQTAPDLHILATSRELLRVEGEFTYRLPPLPSPPEKVVLTAANALAFPSVKLFVERATAGGGEFALTDANAFDVGNLCRRLDGIPLAIELTAGHASTYGARAMAQLLDQHLNLLWEGRRTALPRHRTLRATIEWSYNLLSDPEREILGRLSVFVGSMTLDAARSIAAATEDDDTILAVIDSLVAKSMLALSTGSQPTRYGLADSTRAYAQEKLAASGDTGAIARRHACYFLGLLEKVGDRSDQDLAAAAEEFGNIRAALTWCFSDQGDRRIGVALAAASIRLFFKLSLLAECELWVTRAIDALDQTNGSIRHGLALHTALGAARVLTGQLDELTANHLNRAIELTEEIGDISGQIRLIDQLHLLQLFAGKYDDALRSAQRGEAIALAINDSMAVARMRLLLGISCQYLGKFGASRSYLEAALLQPGLEEEFRGRLTLEYPKRAQISLARVLWLQGYPDQAAQVVRRAISDVIAANHPIMFCRALPWAFGVFFWNGDMEDCEDHVDRFIAEARRYNLAILQMVGEAMKGITLLARNETGTGLAMLRGAIEQLQSKSFGAVVGLRMPLAEALAAAGQSEQALDTIDQAIDQARHRNFMMDMPDMLRARAEVLMQLDDPDLAQAELSLIQALDLARHQGRSVMSFARRLRLQDYGSEAIAARRRTTCLRPSIGDLARASIHATS; from the coding sequence ATGGCCCTCCGCTGGCAAAGCAACAACATGACCGCCGTAGCTTGCCACTCCGCGCAAGACGAGTCCGCCCAGGAGATCTTCCTCTTTGGGCCGTTTCGGCTGGACCCTTCACAGCGGCGGATTGAAAGAGACGGGAGCCCGCTCCAACTGTCCGGCCGCGCATTCGACATCCTGCTCGCACTGGTGCGGCAGGCCGGCAACGTCGTCAGCAAGACGGATCTGATGGCCAAGACGTGGCCGGGCGCCGATGTCGAGGAAAACAGCCTGCGCGTCCATATCGCCGCACTCCGCAAGGCGCTCGGAGACGGCAACGGTGGCACCAGATATCTGAGCACGGTTTCCGGGCAAGGTTACTGCTTCGTCGCGGCAGTCTCACGGCCGGATCAGAGGCCGTCTGCACCGGCGAGTCCCGCTTATGTCCACAATCTGCCAGCGCATCCCCGGCAGATGGTAGGACGCGAGCAAGCCATCCAGGACATCTTGGAAAAGCTAAGAGCCCAGCGCTTCGTCACGGTCGTCGGCCCGGGCGGCATCGGCAAGACCACGGTCGTCGTTTCCGCGGGCCATGCGCTGCTCACGGAATTTGGCGGTCACGTCCATTTTGTCGGCCTCGGCGAGGCGGAGGACGACACTCTGGTGCCGGCGATCGTCGCATCTTCTTTCGGGCTGCAGGCGAGATCGAACGATCCCACCTACAGCCTCGCGACGTTCCTGCGCGACAGGCGCATGCTGCTCATTCTGGATTGCTGCGAGCGTGTCATCGAAGCCGCCGCGGCGCTGGCCGAACGGCTCTACCAGACAGCACCGGATCTGCACATCCTGGCAACGAGCCGGGAATTGCTGCGCGTCGAGGGCGAGTTCACATACCGTCTCCCGCCGTTGCCGAGCCCGCCGGAGAAGGTCGTTCTGACGGCTGCGAACGCCCTCGCTTTTCCTTCCGTGAAACTCTTCGTGGAGCGTGCGACCGCGGGAGGCGGCGAGTTCGCGCTGACGGATGCGAACGCCTTTGATGTCGGCAACCTCTGCCGTCGGCTCGACGGCATCCCGCTTGCCATCGAGCTCACCGCCGGTCATGCGAGCACATATGGCGCGCGAGCGATGGCCCAACTCCTCGACCAGCACCTCAATTTGCTGTGGGAGGGGCGGCGCACCGCACTGCCCCGGCACCGGACGCTGCGTGCTACCATCGAATGGAGCTACAATCTTCTATCCGACCCAGAACGTGAGATCCTCGGCCGGCTATCGGTGTTCGTCGGCAGCATGACGCTGGACGCCGCGCGGTCGATTGCCGCGGCCACGGAAGACGACGATACGATCCTGGCAGTCATCGACAGCCTCGTTGCCAAGTCGATGCTTGCGCTGAGCACCGGCTCGCAACCGACCCGCTACGGCCTTGCCGACTCGACCCGGGCATACGCGCAAGAGAAACTTGCCGCCAGCGGAGATACCGGCGCGATTGCGCGACGTCACGCCTGTTATTTTCTCGGTCTCCTCGAGAAAGTCGGCGATAGATCGGACCAGGACCTTGCGGCGGCGGCGGAGGAATTCGGCAACATACGCGCCGCATTGACGTGGTGCTTCTCGGATCAGGGCGACCGCAGGATCGGCGTAGCCCTCGCTGCAGCCTCGATACGGCTGTTCTTCAAGCTGTCGCTCCTGGCGGAGTGTGAACTCTGGGTGACCCGCGCGATCGATGCGCTCGACCAGACGAATGGAAGCATCAGGCACGGGCTCGCGCTTCATACTGCGCTGGGGGCCGCCCGCGTGCTCACAGGACAACTGGACGAGCTCACTGCAAATCACCTCAACCGGGCGATCGAGCTGACAGAGGAGATCGGCGACATATCGGGACAAATCCGTCTGATCGACCAGTTGCACCTCCTGCAATTGTTCGCCGGCAAATACGACGACGCATTGCGCTCCGCCCAACGGGGCGAAGCCATTGCTCTCGCCATCAACGATTCCATGGCGGTGGCGCGCATGCGCCTGTTGCTCGGCATCTCCTGCCAGTATCTTGGCAAGTTTGGCGCTTCCCGCTCATACCTCGAAGCGGCGCTGCTGCAGCCGGGCCTGGAGGAAGAGTTCCGTGGCCGCCTCACCTTGGAATATCCCAAACGCGCTCAGATCAGCCTTGCCCGAGTCCTCTGGCTGCAGGGCTATCCCGATCAGGCGGCGCAAGTGGTGCGCCGGGCCATCTCGGACGTCATCGCGGCAAACCACCCGATCATGTTCTGCCGCGCCCTGCCATGGGCATTCGGCGTCTTCTTCTGGAATGGCGACATGGAGGATTGCGAAGACCATGTCGACAGGTTCATCGCGGAGGCTCGAAGGTACAACCTCGCCATCCTCCAGATGGTCGGCGAGGCCATGAAGGGAATTACGCTGCTGGCCCGGAACGAGACCGGTACCGGGCTCGCCATGCTGAGAGGCGCGATCGAGCAGCTGCAGAGCAAGAGCTTTGGTGCGGTGGTAGGGCTTCGCATGCCCCTTGCCGAGGCCCTGGCCGCGGCAGGTCAGAGTGAACAAGCGCTCGACACCATCGACCAGGCGATCGACCAGGCCCGCCACCGCAACTTCATGATGGACATGCCCGACATGCTGCGCGCAAGAGCCGAAGTGCTGATGCAGCTGGACGATCCGGATCTTGCGCAAGCGGAGCTGAGCCTCATTCAGGCGCTCGACCTCGCCCGCCATCAGGGGCGCTCGGTTATGAGCTTCGCGCGGCGATTGCGCTTGCAAGACTATGGCAGCGAGGCGATCGCCGCCAGGAGGCGCACGACATGCTTGCGTCCGTCTATCGGCGATTTAGCGAGGGCTTCCATACACGCAACCTCGTGA